The Peromyscus eremicus chromosome 16_21, PerEre_H2_v1, whole genome shotgun sequence genome includes the window ATGCTGCCACCCTTGgcatttttacatggattctcgGGCGTTGatctcaggtctttgtgcttgcgTGGTAAACGCTTTGCCagctgagttatctccccagctctcagctcccttcccatctccctgTGGTAACAGGTATGTCTACGGGAGGCCTGTGCAGGGGGTGGCGTACACTCGCTTTGCTCTCATGGATGAGCATGGCAAGAGGACTTTCCTGCGGGGCCTGGAGACCCAGACCAAGGTAGGGAAGTGGTGAAGGAGGGGACTGAGCGGAAGAGGGGACTCCTCACTGACACCCTGTTTTCCTTGTCTTAGCTGGTGGAAGGCCAGAGCCAAGTTTCCATCTCAAAGGACCAGTTCCAGGCTGCTCTGGATAAAGTCAGTGTTGGGATCCGAGACCTGGAGGGGCTGCGTCTTTACGCAGCCGCAGCCATCATAGAGTCTCCAGGTGGGTGGCTTTCCTCCGCTGTCACCTCAACCCCTTGCCCCTGAGGACACAGAGGGgacatttaaaatgcaaattaggCCATCAGCCCAGCTCTTCATCCCCAGTACTGATGTCTACCAGCTTATTTCAGGCACAGTCAAGAGGGACCCAGGAGCAGGTCTCTCTGGTCCTGTTTCCCATCTCCTTTGATTTACTGTTCTGCGTCATTCACCTGTCTACTTACCTACCCGATAAACATgttatgcacacatgtggagatgaAGCAATGCTTGAACCATTCCTGACTCTGGTCTCTCTTTTCTTGGCTCTGCCCTCCACCCCTCTGCCCTCTGTCTTGCaggaggggagatggaggaggcagAACTCACATCCTGGCGCTTTGTGTCATCTGCCTTCTCCTTGGATCTCAGCAACACCAAGCAGCATCTTGTGCCTGGAGCCCCCTTCCTGCTGCAGGTTCTTCTTGGAGGGGCAGGACTGGCGGGGGAGGGTGTGGGCCGCACAGTCCTGATGATGCCTTTTTAAAATTCACCGATGTTCCTCCAGGCCGTGGTCCGAGAAATGTCAGGCTTGATAGCCTCTGATGTTCCTGTCAAAGTGTCTGCCACATTTTTCTCTGGCTCTGACTCAAAAGTTGTCAACTTTGAGCAGAACACCAACGGGATTGGCCAAGTCAGCATTTCCATCCACATCCCACCAACTACCACGGAACTTCAGCTCTTGGTAGTGCTTCCCTGAACCCTGGAGatgggcatgggggtggggggttcatGAGTTGTTTCCTGAGTGTCCCtggtctgggaggaggggtggCGTATTTGGGTCCTTGACATAGACCTGCCCTTCCCTGTCCTTCTCTCCAGGTCTTTGCAGGCTTGCTTCACCCAGCCACAGGCAGGCTCACTGTGCAAGCCCCACCTTCAGGAAGCCCTGGCTTCCTGTCCATCGAGCCACTAGAACATCGAGCCCCTCGCGTGGGGGACACCCTCACCCTGAACCTGCGAACTGTGGGCATCCATGGGGCTACCTTCTCTCATTACTATTACATGGTGTGTGGGCCCTGGAGTATAGGAGTGCTGGCCCTGGGGCAAAGGTCTCCGCAGGCCGGGCACACTTTCAGGACTGGGGGCAGGGCACACACCGATCAGGAAACCACTCACTGCTCCTCCTTGTCTTAGGTTCTCTCCCGGGGCCAGATCATGACCATGAGTCGGGAGCCCAGAAGGTCCGTGACTTCCATCTCCATGTTGGTGGACCATCACCTGGCCCCTTCCTTCTACTTTGTGGCCTACTGCTATCATCAGGGACTCCCAGTGGCCAACTCCCTGCTCATCAATGTCCAGCCTGGAGACTGTGAGGGCAAGGTGACTGGGGCTGaaaaggtggtgtgtgtgtgtatttcacatGTCGCATgggtgtgtgcgcacatgtatgCGTGTGCTCATGGAGAGCTCGGAATCATGTTGGATTGCTCTTCtgccttattcactgaggcagctTCTCTCAGTGAATCGTAGCACTCACTGACATGCCTATGACATGcctagtctttcttttttttttttttttttttttggtttttcgagacagggtttctctgtgtagctttgcgcctttcctgggactcgctctgtagcccaggctggcctcgaactcacagagatccgcctggctctgcctcccgagtgctgggattaaaggcgtgtgccaccaccgcccggcttttttttttttggtttttcgagacagggtttctctgtgtagctttgcgcctttcctgggactcacttggtagaccaggctggcctcaaactcacagagatccgcctagctctgcctcccgagtgctgggattaaaggcgtgcgccaccaccgcccggcatgcctAGTCTTTCTAACCACCGTGCTCTGGgaatcccctgtctctgcctttcaaggctggaattacaggcatgccctCATGCCCACCTGGTTTCTGGCTGTTCAGATTTCAGTCCTCATGATTGaatgacacacacttttaacctGGTGCACGTGCCTAGCCCGCTCTGCCCCCACTGACTGCCCTTTACGCCCCATTTCTACCAGCTGGAATTGAACGTGGATGGTGCCAAGGAGTATCGTAATGGGGACAGCATGAAGCTCCACATTCAGACGGACTCCCAAGCcctggtggcactgggagctgtggACACAGCTCTGTATGCTGTGGGTGGCAGGTCTCACAAACCCCTCGACATGAGCAAGGTCTGTCAGGTCCTCGCCATCCTTCCCTCTCACTAGGCTCTGGGGCTTAGCTCTCCAGTCACTCAGTCCTCACAGCCCCTCTTGCCGTGGATCCTGGATCCTGGCCACTTCCTCTCTTGCCCTTGGTCTCTAGTTCCCCACTCCTCCTCTCCCGTCTTTGTTTCAGCCCTGCCCTAATACCCTCAGCGGAGTGGCAGGTGCTGCCCCTCAGCCGCTCACGTCTCCCAGCATTTCTTGCCTTATCCTGCTAGGTCTTTGAAGTGATGAACAGCTACAACCTGGGCTGTGGTCCTGGAGGTGGGGACAATGCCCTTCAGGTGTTCCAGGCTGCTGGTCTGGCCTTTTCTGATGGAGATCAACTAAGTCAGATCCGGGAAGGTAAGAATGGAGCaagtcatcccagcactgggaggcagaggcaggggatccaTGTGAGTTccgagggaggaagaaaggctaGGGGGAGCACTCTTCAGGGGTGAAAAGGCAGGGCTGAGGGGGGCTGAGGGGGGCTGAGCTCCTCTTCCTCTCTACCAGACCTGAGCTGTCCCAAGGAGAAGAAAAGACGGCAAAAGAGAACCGTGAACTTCCAGAAGGCTGTCAGCGAGAAGTGTGAGTCGTGGGCGCTCTGCACTTGTGCCCGGGGCCAGGGTGGGGTCTGCCTCTCTGTccgcagcccccccccccccccagctgtggTATTGAGGGCTAGGGAGCTGAGGGCTGAAAAAGAGGCTGGGTGGTGCACTCCATCGGCCTCCTGACTCTTCTCCAAGTGTGTACTGGTGGTTCTAGGGGTTGGTGGGACTCAGGTTCCAGTCCTTCACACCTGCCCAGCCTCCCCTGGCCCAGCAGTGGGCCAGTATGCTTCCCCAGAGACCAGGCGCTGCTGCCAAGATGGACTGACCAGGTTGCCCATGGCTCGCACCTGTGAGCAGCGAGCAGCCCGAGTGCGGCCGCCGGCCTGCCGGGAACCCTTCTTGTCCTGCTGCCTGTTTGCTGAGAACCTGCGCAAGAACTACACCAGGAGCCAGGCGGGCCTTGCCCGAGGTGAGCAGCCAGGAGACGCTGAGGAACAGATAGTGGTGCCCGAGAGGACGCAACACCCCTCCTCACTCCtgtgcccccaccccagcccaggaGGTGCTGCAGGAGGAAGAACTGATAGATGAAGATGACATCCTCGTGCGCAGCTTCTTCCCGGAGAACTGGCTCTGGAAAGTGGAGACCGTGGACCGCAGCAGACTGTGAGGGCCTGGGGTGCCTGGTCTTGCCTCTGGGCTGGGTCTGGGGACAGTCCTGGGGGATGACATGGCTTCTTTGCATGTCCTACCACAGGTTGACACTGTGGCTCCCTGACTCTCTGACCACATGGGAGATTCATGGTGTAAGCCTGTCCAGAAGCAAAGGTGAGGTAGCCCTGCCCGGACCTCAGGCTGCTTGCTCTCTCCCGTTCCCTTGGCTCTGCCTAgccctctgctcccagcatggGGTGGAGCCCATGGGTCTGGGAAGATCTTCACTGGCATGCATCTAGTCGGAGAGCAGATCAAAGCTGAGGGCAGAGCGAGGTCATTCCCAGAAACTATCTCCTTGTGGCCTGAGGTCTTGATGTCTccatctctgcccctgcctcATATTCCCATCCACAGGCCTGTGTGTGGCCACACCGACCCGTGTCCGAGTGTTCCGAGAATTCCACCTGCATCTGCGGCTGCCCACTTCTGTCCGCCGCTTTGAGCAGCTTGAATTACGGCCTGTTCTCTACAACTATCTGAATACTGAGCTGACTGTGAGACCCCATGGGAGCCTGAGCACtcagggtgggaaggagggagggtgcaGCCAGGGACGGGTCAGGTGGTGGTCTTGGCGGGTTAGGGCTCCGTCCATCCCTGTTTCCCTGTGCCCAGGTGAGTGTCCACGTGTCCCCAGTGGAAGGGCTGTGCCTGGCTGGTGGTGGAAGGCTGGCCCAGCAAGTGCTGGTGCCTGCAGGCTCTGCCCGGCCCGTCGTCTTCTCTGTGGTGCCCACAGCTGCCGCCGCTGTGTCCCTAAAAGTCGTGGCTCGAGGGTCTTTTGATGCCCCTGTGGGAGATGCTGTGTCTAAGATTCTGCAAATTGAAGTAAGTGGCTACTCCTAATCTAGGACCCCTGGGCTCCCAACTCTATCCTTTAGCATTCTGCTGGCCGGGCCAGGGCTCAGTGCCCAAACCTAGTGCATACGTAACCTTAGAACTATGATCGTGACTCAGCTCTGTCTCtgaaatgatttatttctttatttacttattttcagaCAGAGGCTAGATATATcgctcaggcttgcctcaaactcactcctttgcccaagctggccttgaacttccagtaATCATTCCCAACtgttgggactacaggcatgcaaaGTAGTTTATTCTATGTCATTTaatttttgtggtactgggagtCAAATAGGACTTTGTGCATGGTAGACAAATGAGCCATGTCCCTGTTCCCATCCATGAAGTTTACACTCCAAGTTCCAGGGGTGTCTGCCCCAGGAGGGGCaggtgtagtcctggctgatcCCGCCCTCCATTTTTTGCctgagacagaaggaaggagccaTCCACAGAGAAGAGATGGTCTACGAACTCAACCCTATGGGTGAGTgcctcctgctccagccaccagTTCCTTAGGGCGTTAGGCACAGGGGCCAACCGCCAGCTCCTCTCATCTCCCTAGATAACCGAGGCCGGACATTGGAAATTCCTGGCAGCTCTGACCCCAACATCATCCCCGATGGAGATTTCAGCAGCTTCGTCAGGGTTACAGGTAGGCGTCTGGTCCAGACCTTTCCCGTGAGCACCTGCGTGCACCCGAAGCCTGTGGGGTGCTGTGTTGGCCTCTGAGGCTGGGTCCTCAGCCTCGTCTTCACCTTCTCCCTCCTTCATAGCGTCTGAACCCTTGGACACTTTGGGCTCTGAAGGCGCCTTATCcccaggaggtgtggcctccctCCTGAGGCTCCCCCGGGGCTGTGCAGAACAAACCATGGTCTATTTGGCTCCTACACTGACTGCTTCCCACTACCTGGACAAGACAGAGCAGTGGAGTAAACTGCCCCCCGAGACCAAGGACCACGCTGTGGATCTGATCCAGAAAGGTTCTGGGCAGCTGGGAGCCTAGAGAGGGAAGCTGGGGGAGTCACGGGGAGCACAGCCTGGGCACAGACAGCAGGAGTGTGGGCAGGTCACCTCCACAGTCACCTCTCCTTTCCCAGGCCACATGCGGATCCAGCAGTTTCGGAAGAAAGACGGCTCCTTTGGGGCTTGGTTACACCGGGACAGTAGCACCTGGTGAGGCTGGAGGGTGTGTTCAGGGCAGCGGGAGAGCAAGACGCCACGAGCGGGGTCTCCAgccatccctcctcccctccaggcTCACGGCCTTTGTGCTGAAGATTCTGAGTTTGGCCCAGGAGCAGGTGGGCGACTCCCCAGAGAAACTGCAGCAGACGGCTGGTTGGCTCCTGGCACAGCAGCTGGGTGACGGCTCATTCCACGACCCGTGTCCAGTCATCCACAGAGGCATGCAGGTGCGAGCATGCCAAGGTCCCTGAGAAGGATGTCAACAGTAAGACTGCTTGGGTCCCTCTCCACTCCAGCCTGACAGTCTCTTTCTCCCCTCACTAGGGGGGCTTGGTGGGGAATGATGAGACTGTGGCGCTCACCGCCTTCGTGGTCATTGCCCTTCATCACGGGCTGGCCGTCTTCCAGGACGGGAG containing:
- the C4a gene encoding complement C4-A isoform X2, encoding MRLLWGLLWAFSFFALSLQKPRLLLFSPSVVNLGVPLSVGVQLQDVPPGQEVKGSVFLRNPNGGLCSPKKNFALSSGNDFVLLSLEVPLENVRRCGLFDLRRAPHVQLVAQSPWLKNTMSKATDTQGVNLLFSSRRGHIFVQTDQPIYNPGQRVRYRVFALDHKMRPSTDTLTVTVENSHGLRVRKKEVFVPTSIFQDDFMIPDISEPGTWKISARFSDSLQSNSSTHFEVKKYVLPNFEVKITPRKPYILTVPNHLDEIQLDIQARYVYGRPVQGVAYTRFALMDEHGKRTFLRGLETQTKLVEGQSQVSISKDQFQAALDKVSVGIRDLEGLRLYAAAAIIESPGGEMEEAELTSWRFVSSAFSLDLSNTKQHLVPGAPFLLQAVVREMSGLIASDVPVKVSATFFSGSDSKVVNFEQNTNGIGQVSISIHIPPTTTELQLLVFAGLLHPATGRLTVQAPPSGSPGFLSIEPLEHRAPRVGDTLTLNLRTVGIHGATFSHYYYMVLSRGQIMTMSREPRRSVTSISMLVDHHLAPSFYFVAYCYHQGLPVANSLLINVQPGDCEGKLELNVDGAKEYRNGDSMKLHIQTDSQALVALGAVDTALYAVGGRSHKPLDMSKVFEVMNSYNLGCGPGGGDNALQVFQAAGLAFSDGDQLSQIREDLSCPKEKKRRQKRTVNFQKAVSEKLGQYASPETRRCCQDGLTRLPMARTCEQRAARVRPPACREPFLSCCLFAENLRKNYTRSQAGLARAQEVLQEEELIDEDDILVRSFFPENWLWKVETVDRSRLLTLWLPDSLTTWEIHGVSLSRSKGLCVATPTRVRVFREFHLHLRLPTSVRRFEQLELRPVLYNYLNTELTVSVHVSPVEGLCLAGGGRLAQQVLVPAGSARPVVFSVVPTAAAAVSLKVVARGSFDAPVGDAVSKILQIEKEGAIHREEMVYELNPMDNRGRTLEIPGSSDPNIIPDGDFSSFVRVTASEPLDTLGSEGALSPGGVASLLRLPRGCAEQTMVYLAPTLTASHYLDKTEQWSKLPPETKDHAVDLIQKGHMRIQQFRKKDGSFGAWLHRDSSTWLTAFVLKILSLAQEQVGDSPEKLQQTAGWLLAQQLGDGSFHDPCPVIHRGMQGGLVGNDETVALTAFVVIALHHGLAVFQDGSDQQLKQRVEASISKANEFLGQRASAGLLGAHAAAITAYALTLTKASEDLRNVAHNSLMAMAEETDENLYWGSVIGSQDNAVSSTPASPSPSEPVPQAPALWIETTAYGLLHLLLREGNGEMARKAATWLTHQGSFAGAFRSTQDTVVTLDALSAYWIASHTTEEKSLNVTLSSLGRDGFKSHTLQLNNHQVKGLEEELKFSLGSKISVKVGGNSKGTLKVLRTYNVLNLKNTTCQDLQMEVTVTGYVEYTREANEDYEDYEYEMPAADDPGAHSKPVTPLQLFEGRRSRRRREAPKVEAEDPESKVQYTVCIWRNGKVGLSGMAIADITLLSGFHALRADLEKLTSLSDRYVSHFETDGPHVLLYFDSVPTTRECVGFGALQEVAVGLVQPASAVLYDYYSPDHRCSVFYAAPTKSKLLSTLCSADVCQCAEGKCPRQRRSLERGEQDRDGYRMKFACYYPRVEYGFQVKVLREDGRAAFRLFETKITQVLHFTKDAKASVGETRNFLVRASCRLHLEPNKEYLIMGLDGVTSDLKGDPQYLLDSNSWIEEMPSERLCRSTRQRAACAQLNDFLQEYSSQGCQV